From Hugenholtzia roseola DSM 9546, one genomic window encodes:
- a CDS encoding enoyl-CoA hydratase/isomerase family protein → MATLTSYTDFPTLEAQVKGEVLHLQLNRGTSNPINSQMIADLKTAFEQAAQDEAIAGVILKGKEKFFSSGLDLKEIYDFDAAQIKQFWLDFIQMVRVLAKFPKPFVVAVTGHSPAGGCVLSICADYRIMSEGDFIIGLNEIPVGIVVPELIFDLYAFWIGNRLAYQYLLEGKLVAAADAKAIHLVDEVVPFAKMEAAAQEKMEDYLNFDPKTWQISKQNLRSQMIEKLEQTDLETVLAPMLAQWWSPRTRAILKAVVDSLSKKAK, encoded by the coding sequence ATGGCGACTCTGACTTCCTATACCGACTTTCCTACCCTCGAAGCACAGGTGAAGGGTGAGGTGCTGCACCTACAACTCAATCGTGGCACGTCTAATCCCATCAATAGCCAAATGATAGCCGACCTCAAAACGGCTTTCGAGCAGGCAGCCCAAGATGAGGCGATTGCAGGTGTGATTCTCAAAGGCAAAGAAAAGTTTTTCTCTTCAGGTCTGGATTTGAAAGAGATTTACGATTTTGATGCGGCTCAAATCAAGCAATTTTGGCTCGACTTTATCCAGATGGTGCGCGTTTTAGCCAAATTCCCCAAGCCTTTTGTCGTTGCCGTTACGGGGCATAGTCCTGCGGGTGGCTGCGTGCTTTCTATCTGTGCCGACTATCGCATTATGTCGGAAGGCGATTTTATCATTGGGCTAAATGAGATTCCTGTAGGGATTGTCGTGCCTGAATTGATTTTCGACTTATATGCTTTCTGGATAGGCAACCGCTTGGCATATCAATACCTTTTGGAGGGCAAATTGGTGGCTGCCGCCGATGCCAAAGCGATTCATTTGGTAGATGAAGTAGTGCCTTTTGCCAAAATGGAAGCTGCCGCCCAAGAAAAAATGGAGGATTACCTCAATTTCGACCCCAAAACTTGGCAAATTAGCAAGCAAAACCTGCGCTCACAGATGATTGAAAAATTAGAGCAGACCGATTTGGAAACGGTTTTAGCTCCTATGCTGGCGCAATGGTGGTCGCCACGCACACGCGCTATCTTGAAAGCCGTTGTAGATTCGCTTTCTAAAAAAGCAAAATAA